A region of Hydrogenimonas cancrithermarum DNA encodes the following proteins:
- the clpA gene encoding ATP-dependent Clp protease ATP-binding subunit ClpA, whose amino-acid sequence MISKDLNDIFKEAVKYAKMHRHEYLTVEHIFLAVLLSPQGAQILQAAGADVEQMKARINQHLVSSLRPLPDGVAREPFETVALSRVIEQMIRHAQSADKKEASVGDLLASIFNEEHSFAVALMNSQGINRLSILEIITEPQNDTKPKEAESEYLDQFTVNLVDRAKAGKIDPVIGRENEIERVMQILCRRKKNNPVLVGEPGVGKTAIAEGLALEIAQGNVPEMLKKTEVFALDIGSLIAGTKYRGDFEKRLKGVLHELEQREDAVLFIDEIHNLVGAGATNGGSMDASNLLKPALASGGLKCIGATTFDEYRNFFEKDRALSRRFAKVDVSEPSFDDTLKILKGLKHKYETHHSVRFSEKALKTAIDLSVKYMHERFLPDKAIDIIDEVGASFRLKARKRRNVSEKDIEDAVSRMLNLPPARVTSDDLATLQNLETILKSRVIGQDRAVEEVAAAIKRARAGLGAPNKPVGSFLFAGPTGVGKTALAIELSEALGVHFERFDMSEYMEKHAVSRLIGAPPGYVGYEQGGQLTEAIRKHPHTVLLLDEIEKAHPDLIQVLLQVMDNAMLTDNTGNRADFKNVIIIMTSNVGASEANVMGFGAKSEAKHDTAIKSAFSPEFRNRLDAVVRFDHLGPEHVKKIVDKFIDELNVQMADKKIVIKLSEAAKEHLAKEGYDEAMGARPLSRVIAEKIKAPLTEEILFGSLKHGGEVTFGMKGGKLDFKVKSRA is encoded by the coding sequence ATGATCAGCAAAGATTTAAACGACATTTTCAAAGAGGCGGTCAAATACGCCAAAATGCACCGTCACGAGTACCTGACGGTCGAACATATTTTCCTTGCCGTCCTGCTCTCGCCACAGGGCGCGCAGATCCTGCAGGCGGCGGGAGCGGATGTGGAGCAGATGAAGGCACGGATCAACCAGCACCTCGTCTCGTCGCTTCGCCCGCTGCCCGATGGGGTGGCGCGTGAACCGTTCGAGACGGTGGCGCTTTCCCGCGTCATCGAGCAGATGATTCGCCATGCGCAGAGTGCCGACAAGAAAGAGGCGAGCGTGGGTGATCTGCTCGCATCGATCTTCAATGAAGAGCATTCGTTCGCGGTGGCGCTGATGAATTCACAGGGAATCAACCGTTTGAGTATTCTCGAAATCATCACCGAACCGCAGAACGACACCAAACCGAAAGAAGCGGAGAGCGAGTATCTCGACCAGTTCACGGTCAACCTCGTCGATCGCGCCAAAGCCGGGAAAATCGATCCGGTCATCGGCCGTGAAAACGAAATCGAGCGGGTGATGCAGATCCTCTGCCGCCGAAAAAAGAACAATCCGGTCCTCGTTGGAGAACCGGGTGTTGGTAAAACGGCGATTGCCGAAGGGTTGGCACTCGAGATCGCTCAGGGCAATGTTCCCGAGATGCTCAAGAAGACCGAAGTGTTCGCCCTTGACATCGGATCGCTCATTGCCGGGACAAAGTACCGGGGTGACTTCGAAAAGCGCCTCAAGGGGGTACTGCACGAGCTCGAACAGCGTGAGGATGCGGTTCTTTTCATCGACGAGATTCACAACCTCGTCGGTGCCGGTGCCACCAACGGCGGCAGCATGGATGCTTCCAACCTGCTCAAGCCCGCACTCGCCAGCGGCGGACTCAAGTGTATCGGTGCCACGACATTCGATGAGTATCGCAACTTTTTCGAAAAAGACCGCGCGCTCAGCCGCCGGTTCGCCAAAGTCGACGTGAGTGAACCGAGTTTCGACGATACGTTGAAGATCCTCAAAGGGCTCAAGCACAAGTACGAGACGCACCATAGCGTCCGTTTCAGCGAAAAAGCGCTCAAAACGGCGATCGATCTGTCGGTCAAGTATATGCACGAGCGTTTCCTGCCCGACAAGGCGATCGACATCATCGATGAGGTCGGTGCGTCTTTCCGTCTCAAGGCGCGCAAACGCCGTAACGTGAGCGAAAAGGATATCGAAGATGCGGTCAGCCGCATGTTGAACCTGCCGCCAGCCCGTGTCACGAGCGACGATTTGGCGACATTGCAGAATCTCGAAACGATCCTCAAAAGCCGGGTCATCGGCCAAGACCGTGCCGTCGAAGAGGTGGCGGCCGCGATCAAACGTGCACGTGCCGGCCTCGGCGCTCCGAACAAGCCGGTCGGATCCTTTCTCTTCGCCGGGCCGACGGGTGTCGGTAAAACGGCGCTGGCGATCGAGCTTTCCGAAGCGCTTGGGGTCCACTTCGAGCGTTTCGACATGAGCGAATATATGGAGAAACACGCGGTAAGCCGCCTCATCGGTGCGCCCCCGGGCTATGTCGGCTACGAGCAGGGTGGTCAGCTGACCGAAGCGATTCGCAAGCATCCTCATACGGTGCTGCTGCTCGATGAGATCGAAAAGGCGCATCCGGATCTGATCCAGGTGTTGCTGCAAGTGATGGACAACGCGATGCTTACCGATAATACCGGCAACCGTGCTGATTTCAAGAATGTCATCATCATCATGACCTCCAACGTCGGGGCGAGTGAAGCGAATGTGATGGGCTTCGGTGCCAAGAGCGAGGCGAAGCACGATACGGCGATCAAGTCTGCTTTTTCACCCGAATTCAGAAACCGCCTCGACGCGGTGGTCCGCTTCGACCATCTTGGACCGGAGCATGTCAAGAAGATCGTCGACAAATTCATCGACGAGCTCAATGTTCAGATGGCGGACAAAAAGATCGTCATCAAGCTCTCTGAGGCGGCCAAAGAGCATCTGGCCAAAGAGGGGTATGACGAGGCGATGGGCGCACGACCGCTCAGCCGCGTGATCGCCGAGAAGATCAAGGCGCCGCTGACCGAAGAGATCCTTTTCGGCTCGCTCAAACACGGTGGCGAAGTCACCTTTGGCATGAAAGGCGGAAAGCTCGACTTCAAGGTCAAATCGCGTGCATAA
- a CDS encoding ATP-dependent Clp protease adaptor ClpS gives MAQKEWVESESQVDLEEPELYNVIMWNDDYTTMDFVVEVLADIFHKNYDEAVAIMLDIHEKGKGVCGTYTYEIAETKVQQTLKRARANEFPLRVTMEKE, from the coding sequence TTGGCGCAAAAAGAGTGGGTAGAGAGCGAGAGTCAGGTCGACCTCGAAGAGCCGGAGCTTTACAACGTGATCATGTGGAACGACGATTATACGACGATGGATTTCGTCGTCGAAGTTCTGGCCGATATATTTCACAAGAACTATGACGAGGCGGTGGCGATAATGCTCGATATCCACGAAAAGGGCAAAGGGGTCTGTGGGACCTACACTTACGAGATCGCGGAGACGAAGGTCCAGCAGACACTCAAGCGAGCCCGAGCCAATGAATTTCCCTTGCGGGTTACGATGGAAAAGGAATGA
- a CDS encoding PLP-dependent transferase, translating into MKHYEYFNTLLPQLIGEKEGAIAPQITPSAAFGYASAQEAEAIFAGEAAKPLYARMGNPTGAKLETVLAKMEGGFGAVATSSGMAAIAMVLTGLLESGDEVLCVGGFFGGTYALMNETMPRFGIEGIFCDVDDFETMERVLQRGVKMVLCESVGNPNLKLPDIRRIALLCDRYNALFVVDNTATPLIVQPLKMGADLVVYSTTKIICGHSAALGGAVVFRGLKAEGEKLLDPKFSALHPLLKKGKGALMAVLKKRVMRDFGMSANAFASFLTLLGLETLPLRTKRVNESVEKLVALLYDAGLEVRHPSLENHEHHLRYEALFPDGCGPVVTIECGTRERAFAFLNGSKLMIQTANIGDNRTLGLHMASTIYRDFDEEGKKRLGITPGLVRLSIGLESPVALAEDMLAAWKSALS; encoded by the coding sequence ATGAAACATTACGAATATTTTAACACATTGCTTCCGCAGCTTATCGGTGAAAAAGAGGGTGCGATCGCTCCACAGATCACTCCATCGGCTGCCTTTGGGTATGCATCGGCACAGGAGGCGGAAGCGATTTTCGCCGGTGAAGCGGCGAAACCGCTCTATGCGCGCATGGGAAACCCTACCGGCGCGAAGCTCGAAACGGTGCTCGCCAAAATGGAAGGTGGCTTTGGGGCCGTGGCGACCTCTTCGGGGATGGCGGCGATCGCGATGGTGCTGACGGGGTTGCTTGAAAGCGGTGACGAGGTGCTCTGTGTCGGTGGTTTTTTCGGCGGAACGTATGCTCTGATGAACGAGACGATGCCGCGCTTCGGTATCGAGGGGATCTTTTGCGATGTCGACGACTTCGAGACAATGGAGCGAGTGTTGCAACGAGGTGTGAAGATGGTGCTGTGTGAAAGTGTCGGGAACCCCAACCTGAAACTGCCGGACATCAGACGTATCGCACTGTTGTGCGACCGTTACAACGCCCTTTTCGTCGTCGACAATACGGCGACGCCGCTGATCGTGCAGCCTTTGAAGATGGGGGCCGATCTGGTGGTCTATTCGACGACGAAAATCATTTGCGGCCATTCGGCGGCACTTGGTGGCGCGGTTGTCTTCAGGGGTCTCAAAGCGGAGGGGGAGAAACTACTCGATCCGAAATTTTCCGCACTCCATCCTTTGTTGAAAAAGGGGAAAGGCGCTCTAATGGCGGTCTTGAAGAAGCGCGTGATGCGGGATTTCGGTATGAGTGCCAACGCCTTCGCCTCCTTTTTGACGCTGTTGGGGCTCGAAACGCTGCCGCTTCGGACCAAACGTGTCAACGAAAGTGTCGAAAAGCTTGTAGCGCTTCTGTATGATGCGGGTCTCGAAGTACGCCATCCAAGTCTTGAAAACCATGAACACCATCTGCGCTATGAAGCGCTATTCCCCGATGGCTGTGGGCCGGTCGTAACGATCGAATGCGGGACACGGGAGAGGGCGTTCGCTTTTTTGAATGGCTCGAAACTGATGATCCAGACGGCCAACATCGGCGACAACAGAACGCTGGGGCTGCATATGGCGAGCACGATCTATCGGGATTTTGACGAGGAGGGAAAAAAGCGGCTCGGCATCACCCCCGGTCTGGTTCGACTTTCGATCGGGCTGGAGAGCCCGGTGGCCCTTGCGGAGGATATGCTCGCCGCGTGGAAAAGCGCACTCTCTTGA
- the bioD gene encoding dethiobiotin synthase has translation MAIKIFVTATNTNVGKTHTTLSMMEEAARQGLRPAAFKPIETGVTDEKPADGTALLKAMHRLNPVTEKLTTNDVVPLQFKLPAAPYVAKGDQTIVLGPVIEKSKQIEALCDILFIEGAGGVMVPIDEGLFMIDLPKLFDAHTLLISPSRLGSINDTLLSMEALNHRGIGFDLAINLFEDMESFEYITLPYYERTGISHSLLPRDLSALVRRFNRLR, from the coding sequence ATGGCCATAAAGATTTTCGTCACCGCCACCAACACCAATGTGGGCAAAACCCATACGACCCTCTCCATGATGGAAGAAGCGGCAAGACAAGGGCTTCGGCCAGCGGCCTTCAAGCCAATCGAAACGGGAGTAACGGACGAAAAACCGGCCGACGGAACCGCACTGCTCAAGGCGATGCATCGGCTCAATCCCGTAACGGAAAAGCTCACGACGAATGATGTCGTCCCGCTCCAATTTAAACTGCCGGCTGCGCCTTATGTGGCCAAAGGCGATCAGACCATCGTGCTTGGACCGGTTATCGAAAAGTCAAAACAGATCGAGGCATTGTGTGACATACTCTTTATCGAAGGGGCAGGAGGCGTGATGGTTCCTATTGACGAGGGTCTCTTCATGATCGACCTTCCGAAGCTTTTCGATGCCCATACGCTTCTCATAAGCCCAAGTCGGCTGGGTTCGATCAATGATACACTTTTGAGTATGGAGGCACTGAATCACAGGGGCATCGGTTTCGACCTGGCGATCAATCTTTTCGAAGATATGGAGAGTTTTGAATACATTACACTTCCCTATTATGAAAGAACGGGGATCAGCCACTCTCTGCTGCCCCGCGATCTGAGCGCCCTTGTCAGGCGCTTCAATAGGTTACGGTAA
- a CDS encoding glycine zipper 2TM domain-containing protein, which translates to MKKVILIAALAASALFAESFSWHDSVRVIRSEPIYRTVTVRTPIEECWDEEVPVSRNDDGTLGAIIGGAAGGILGHQVGGGSGKTAATVGGAIIGTLVGKNLSEQGSSSPSYRIERRCKTRYKERTENRFVGYKNYARYKGREIVKFSDEPLKRIDVTVTVTY; encoded by the coding sequence ATGAAAAAGGTCATTTTGATCGCGGCACTCGCCGCTTCGGCTCTCTTCGCCGAATCGTTCTCTTGGCACGACTCTGTCCGGGTGATCCGGAGTGAACCGATTTATCGCACCGTGACGGTCAGAACTCCGATTGAAGAGTGTTGGGATGAAGAGGTTCCGGTTTCGAGAAACGACGATGGAACACTGGGTGCCATTATCGGTGGTGCCGCAGGCGGGATTCTCGGCCATCAGGTGGGAGGCGGAAGCGGAAAGACCGCTGCGACCGTCGGCGGTGCGATCATCGGGACGCTGGTCGGAAAAAATCTTTCAGAGCAGGGAAGCAGCAGCCCCTCCTACCGTATCGAGCGCCGCTGCAAAACCCGTTACAAAGAGCGAACGGAAAACCGTTTCGTCGGATACAAAAACTACGCCCGCTACAAAGGGCGTGAGATCGTAAAATTCAGCGACGAACCGCTCAAACGCATCGATGTGACCGTTACCGTAACCTATTGA
- a CDS encoding porin family protein, which produces MKKILTVLFLSSMMLFAYTDMDLDGVDDSVDKCPNTPITDLVDANGCSIKSVISEQHFDIIFGVSYSDLNYRYNERTDTYTSTVQIDYYKDAFSLQLSTSYFRSDSSSYDDSGLNDTTVAAYYRFKPLPNLTINAGAGVIFPTYDAELGNNNTDYTASVNFSYAINNSNIFAGYNFTLVGDDDVDTVQYQNTNAFSVGAGYYFTPKLYASLSYYRADSIYKSVEDIENVSIYTFYSIDANWFVTANFAKGLSDSTSDDYVALRIGYYF; this is translated from the coding sequence ATGAAAAAAATCTTGACCGTGCTGTTTTTGAGCAGTATGATGCTCTTTGCCTATACCGATATGGATCTCGATGGTGTCGACGACAGCGTCGACAAATGCCCGAATACGCCGATCACCGATCTGGTCGACGCCAATGGCTGTTCCATCAAGTCGGTCATAAGCGAACAGCATTTCGACATCATTTTCGGTGTCAGCTACAGCGACTTGAATTACCGCTACAACGAACGGACCGATACCTATACTTCGACGGTGCAGATCGATTATTACAAAGATGCCTTCTCTTTGCAACTGTCGACCTCCTATTTCAGAAGCGACAGTTCCAGTTACGACGACAGCGGCCTGAACGACACGACGGTGGCGGCCTATTACCGATTCAAACCATTGCCAAACCTTACGATCAATGCCGGGGCCGGTGTCATCTTCCCTACCTACGATGCCGAATTGGGTAACAACAATACCGACTACACCGCATCTGTCAATTTCAGCTACGCCATAAACAACAGCAACATTTTTGCAGGGTACAATTTCACGCTGGTCGGAGACGATGATGTCGACACGGTCCAATATCAGAACACCAATGCATTCAGCGTCGGAGCGGGATACTATTTTACACCGAAACTCTACGCAAGCCTCTCCTATTACCGGGCGGATTCCATCTACAAAAGCGTCGAAGATATCGAGAATGTTTCGATTTACACTTTTTACAGTATCGATGCCAACTGGTTTGTCACGGCCAATTTCGCCAAAGGACTCAGCGATTCGACCAGTGACGATTATGTCGCACTGCGGATCGGCTACTATTTTTGA
- a CDS encoding sensor histidine kinase produces MRLRDVEREAFLKSFLLFLGSLTLLMGLLFYNLYTKERINLDNTLFSQMRLCSFDLKCEKFELDFVDAKEKELYLLKRNGEELYAYFPVPGSSRYVMKIIHPMKEYMKEISSIRKELLVEFLVIFFILVILSALFSLYALHPLREALKLTEEFVRDILHDFNTPLSIVRLNVRMLKKEWTENAKIERVEQAVETLLRLQSNLRSYLGGHASQKELFALDQVLEERVRLIEKAFPHLTFDLQTAPMRVAANKDAMIRIVDNLLSNAAKYNKKEGRVVVSLLREASKLVIEDTGIGIEHPDRVFERFYKEHARGVGLGLHIVKKLCDEMGIGVSLTSQKGKGTVVTLDLRKVTLR; encoded by the coding sequence ATGCGCTTGAGAGATGTTGAACGCGAGGCTTTTCTCAAAAGCTTTCTTCTCTTTTTAGGTTCTTTGACCCTGTTGATGGGACTCCTGTTTTACAACCTCTATACCAAAGAGCGGATCAACCTCGACAATACGCTCTTCTCCCAGATGCGTCTGTGCAGCTTCGATCTCAAGTGCGAAAAGTTCGAACTCGACTTTGTGGATGCAAAAGAGAAAGAGCTCTATCTTCTAAAGCGAAACGGCGAAGAGCTCTATGCCTATTTTCCTGTACCGGGGAGCAGTCGGTATGTCATGAAGATCATCCATCCCATGAAAGAGTATATGAAAGAGATTTCTTCTATACGAAAAGAGCTGCTGGTCGAATTTCTCGTTATCTTTTTCATTCTCGTGATACTTTCGGCACTTTTTTCACTTTATGCCCTGCATCCGCTTCGTGAAGCCCTCAAACTGACCGAAGAGTTCGTCCGGGACATCCTCCACGATTTCAACACACCGCTTTCCATTGTACGTCTGAATGTCAGAATGCTGAAAAAAGAGTGGACGGAAAATGCGAAAATCGAGCGGGTGGAGCAGGCGGTCGAAACGCTTCTTAGACTCCAAAGCAATCTTCGAAGCTATCTCGGCGGGCATGCATCACAAAAAGAGCTTTTTGCCCTGGACCAGGTCCTCGAAGAGCGTGTCCGGCTTATCGAAAAAGCATTTCCCCATTTGACGTTCGATCTTCAAACGGCACCGATGCGGGTGGCGGCGAACAAAGACGCGATGATACGCATCGTCGACAATCTTTTGAGCAACGCTGCCAAATACAACAAAAAAGAGGGCCGGGTCGTTGTCTCTTTGCTTCGGGAAGCGTCGAAACTCGTCATCGAGGATACGGGGATCGGTATCGAGCATCCCGACAGGGTTTTCGAGCGTTTTTACAAAGAGCATGCACGCGGGGTCGGGCTGGGACTCCATATCGTCAAAAAACTGTGTGACGAGATGGGTATCGGTGTTTCTCTGACAAGCCAAAAAGGCAAAGGGACGGTCGTTACGCTCGATTTGAGGAAGGTAACACTCCGCTAA
- a CDS encoding response regulator transcription factor, translating into MSRKILLLEDDRALGETLQELLEESGYDVDWVQEGGEAADKTFDETYDLYIFDINVPEIDGFDLLESLRNADDATPAIFISALVDLKTIAKGFELGADDYIKKPFFPEELLIRVNAKLSKLPSTVRCGELEFDPATGTVKKEGSIVALGEVQICLLKHFLQNPGQVLDREILMECLEHPSPAALRVAINKLKEKTGLEFKNIRGVGYALERC; encoded by the coding sequence GTGAGCCGAAAGATTTTGCTGCTCGAAGACGATCGCGCTCTCGGCGAAACGCTTCAGGAGCTGCTGGAGGAGAGCGGCTACGATGTCGATTGGGTGCAAGAGGGCGGCGAAGCCGCCGACAAAACGTTCGATGAAACGTACGATCTCTATATTTTCGATATCAACGTTCCCGAGATCGACGGGTTCGATCTTCTGGAGAGCCTCCGAAATGCCGACGACGCTACGCCGGCCATCTTCATCAGTGCGCTCGTCGACTTGAAAACGATCGCCAAAGGGTTCGAACTGGGGGCGGACGATTACATCAAAAAACCTTTTTTCCCCGAAGAGCTTCTGATTCGTGTCAATGCCAAACTCTCAAAACTCCCTTCGACCGTGCGATGCGGAGAATTGGAGTTCGACCCTGCCACGGGCACCGTGAAAAAAGAGGGTTCCATCGTCGCACTTGGAGAGGTACAGATATGTCTGTTGAAACATTTTTTGCAAAATCCTGGACAGGTACTCGACCGGGAGATTCTGATGGAGTGTCTGGAACATCCGAGTCCGGCGGCGCTTCGCGTGGCGATCAACAAGCTCAAAGAGAAGACGGGGCTCGAATTTAAAAATATCCGTGGGGTCGGCTATGCGCTTGAGAGATGTTGA
- a CDS encoding glutathionylspermidine synthase family protein, with protein sequence MVALKKLRALTPEFLDSIGFHWHTDRDETPYIADEAVVVTEAEAEAYYEAVNELYNMYVEAGEYVVENNLFHEIGIPFNLVDAVKKSWENDVHWHIYGRFDLAGGIGGVPIKLLEFNADTPTALFETAIVQWALLKANGLDEVAQFNSVYEAIRENFKRLIVLDGDLNDFERYYRGWKILFSSIRGNIEDENTTKLLQKMADDAGFHTAFAYVDEVEFGDEEGIFFKEEQYEYWFKLIPWEAIAVEESDLARILTKIMENQKAIILNPAYTLMFQSKAMLKILWDLYPNHPLLLETSFEPLGKKQVQKPFFGREGGSVKILDADGNVITAAEDTYGDQPSVYQAYTELPKDENGRSYQAGVFFAYEGCGLGYRRGGEILDNMSKFVSHIIEPGMS encoded by the coding sequence GTGGTCGCACTGAAAAAACTTCGTGCGCTTACACCCGAGTTTCTCGACTCGATCGGTTTTCACTGGCATACCGACCGCGACGAAACACCTTACATCGCCGACGAAGCGGTTGTCGTCACGGAGGCCGAAGCGGAAGCTTACTACGAAGCGGTCAATGAACTCTATAATATGTATGTCGAGGCGGGAGAGTATGTCGTGGAGAACAACCTTTTTCACGAGATCGGTATTCCGTTCAACCTTGTCGACGCGGTCAAAAAAAGCTGGGAGAACGATGTGCATTGGCATATCTACGGCCGTTTCGACCTTGCAGGGGGTATCGGGGGTGTGCCGATCAAACTGCTGGAGTTCAACGCCGACACCCCGACGGCCCTTTTCGAAACGGCGATCGTGCAGTGGGCGCTGCTCAAAGCCAACGGACTGGACGAAGTGGCGCAGTTCAACAGCGTCTACGAAGCGATTCGTGAGAACTTCAAACGTCTCATCGTCCTGGATGGCGATCTGAACGATTTCGAGCGCTACTATCGGGGCTGGAAGATTCTCTTCAGCTCGATTCGCGGAAATATCGAAGATGAAAACACGACGAAGTTGCTGCAGAAGATGGCCGACGATGCCGGTTTCCATACGGCATTCGCCTATGTCGACGAGGTGGAGTTCGGTGACGAAGAGGGCATATTTTTCAAAGAGGAGCAGTACGAGTACTGGTTCAAACTGATTCCATGGGAGGCGATCGCGGTCGAAGAGAGCGACCTGGCAAGAATTTTGACGAAGATCATGGAGAATCAGAAGGCGATCATTCTCAACCCCGCTTATACGCTGATGTTCCAGTCGAAAGCGATGCTGAAGATTTTGTGGGATCTTTATCCCAATCATCCGTTGCTTCTGGAAACCTCGTTCGAACCGCTTGGGAAAAAGCAGGTGCAAAAGCCCTTTTTCGGACGTGAAGGGGGCAGTGTAAAGATTTTGGATGCCGATGGGAATGTCATCACGGCGGCAGAGGATACCTACGGCGATCAGCCGAGCGTCTATCAGGCCTATACCGAACTGCCGAAAGATGAAAACGGCAGAAGTTACCAGGCAGGGGTCTTCTTTGCCTATGAGGGGTGCGGGCTCGGCTATCGCCGCGGCGGCGAGATTCTGGACAATATGAGCAAGTTCGTCAGTCATATTATCGAGCCGGGGATGTCGTGA
- a CDS encoding UPF0323 family lipoprotein, whose translation MKHYIKKISTYAMVGSLGAVAMIAMSGCEQKPQEGGDAFTRASQKQGAFVVIDEVAPNQYKIAEEYPAKTTRVILRKLDGTEKILSKEELDALVAEEAKRIDRGESALTQPQMSGGGLSLGEALLASAAGAIIGSWIGSKLFNNPNYQKTRQRSYKSPSAYQRSVNSFNKAKQTRSSARSTRSTRSGFFGGGSGSSRSSFGSFGG comes from the coding sequence TTGAAACACTATATCAAAAAGATTTCGACCTATGCGATGGTCGGTTCGCTCGGAGCTGTGGCGATGATCGCGATGAGCGGATGCGAGCAGAAACCTCAAGAGGGTGGAGACGCTTTCACACGGGCGAGCCAGAAACAGGGGGCGTTCGTCGTCATCGACGAAGTGGCGCCCAACCAGTACAAAATCGCGGAGGAGTATCCCGCCAAGACGACACGGGTCATTCTTCGCAAGCTGGACGGAACCGAAAAGATTTTGAGCAAAGAGGAACTCGACGCCCTGGTTGCCGAAGAGGCGAAGCGGATCGACCGGGGCGAATCGGCATTGACGCAGCCACAGATGAGCGGCGGCGGCCTGAGTCTCGGGGAAGCGCTTCTCGCGTCGGCGGCGGGGGCGATTATCGGCAGCTGGATCGGCAGCAAACTTTTCAACAACCCCAACTATCAGAAGACGCGCCAGCGCAGCTACAAATCACCCTCGGCCTACCAGCGCAGCGTCAACAGCTTCAACAAAGCCAAACAGACACGAAGCAGCGCCCGGAGTACCCGTTCGACACGTTCTGGCTTTTTCGGCGGGGGCAGCGGTTCGTCCCGTTCGAGCTTCGGAAGTTTCGGAGGGTGA
- a CDS encoding aspartate carbamoyltransferase catalytic subunit has translation MRHLITTDDLTIEEIETLFKDAEAYLKAPPPKLLQNRLIITLFFENSTRTRSSFEIAAKKLGADVVHLDVAKSSTKKGETLYDTAANLNAMGPDAIIVRHAQSGTPYQISRHVDCAIFNAGDGAHAHPSQALLDLFTIRQHFGGDIEGKHIAIVGDIKNSRVANSNIRLLSRFGLHITLVAPPHFLPKTDLPTTTKLEEVLDEVDIVMSLRTQTERHAHPIYASLKDYASDYCITKERIGERDILLLHPGPVHRNIDIDDAMLADPRCKVLEQVRNGVAVRMAALKKLILANG, from the coding sequence ATGCGGCATCTCATCACCACCGACGACCTCACTATCGAAGAGATCGAAACACTTTTCAAGGATGCCGAAGCCTACCTCAAAGCGCCGCCGCCCAAACTCCTTCAAAATCGGCTTATTATCACCCTCTTTTTCGAAAACTCGACCCGTACGCGCAGCAGTTTCGAGATTGCAGCGAAAAAACTGGGTGCCGACGTCGTTCACCTGGATGTCGCCAAAAGTTCGACGAAAAAAGGCGAAACCCTCTACGACACGGCAGCCAACCTCAATGCGATGGGCCCCGACGCCATTATCGTCCGCCACGCCCAAAGCGGCACGCCCTATCAGATTTCACGCCACGTGGACTGTGCCATCTTCAATGCCGGCGACGGCGCACACGCCCACCCGAGCCAGGCGCTGTTGGATCTTTTCACGATCCGTCAGCACTTCGGTGGCGATATCGAAGGCAAACACATCGCGATCGTCGGCGACATCAAAAACTCCCGTGTCGCCAACTCTAACATACGGCTTCTGTCCCGTTTCGGACTCCACATCACCCTGGTCGCACCACCGCATTTCCTGCCAAAAACCGATCTTCCGACGACGACAAAACTGGAAGAGGTACTCGACGAAGTCGATATCGTCATGAGTCTGCGCACCCAGACCGAGCGTCATGCCCACCCGATCTACGCCAGTCTCAAAGATTACGCCAGCGACTACTGCATCACCAAAGAGCGCATCGGCGAGCGCGACATTCTGCTGTTACATCCGGGGCCGGTACATCGCAACATCGACATCGACGACGCGATGCTGGCCGACCCGCGCTGCAAAGTGCTCGAACAGGTCAGGAACGGTGTCGCCGTACGGATGGCTGCACTGAAAAAATTGATCCTCGCCAATGGATAG